Proteins encoded by one window of Ulvibacter sp. MAR_2010_11:
- a CDS encoding tyrosine-type recombinase/integrase — MLFKEFIDYLSLEKNYSVHTVTAYKRDLENFLEFAVAGYDYKSIKEINYSVIRSWIVSLVDSGITNRSINRKISSLKTYYKFLLKTKQIEVNPLAKHKALKTSTKLQVPFSEKEIENVLDLFEEAEDFKGVRNKLIVELFYSTGIRRAELVNLKLNDVSLSQNTIKVLGKRNKERILPLLPSVVKTIEVYLKLRNELKIIVDTPYLFLSAKGIKIYENLVYRIINSYFSKASEKVKKSPHILRHSFATHLLNEGADLNAVKELLGHSSLASTQVYTHNSIAQLKQVYKNSHPRNTK; from the coding sequence ATGCTTTTTAAGGAGTTCATAGATTATCTTTCTTTAGAAAAAAATTATTCGGTACACACTGTTACCGCATATAAGAGAGATTTGGAAAATTTTTTAGAATTTGCTGTTGCGGGGTACGATTACAAATCGATTAAGGAGATTAATTATTCGGTGATTAGAAGTTGGATAGTTTCCCTGGTCGATTCGGGAATCACAAACCGAAGTATTAATCGGAAAATTTCTTCATTAAAAACCTATTACAAATTTTTGCTGAAGACCAAACAGATTGAAGTCAATCCGTTGGCGAAGCACAAGGCATTAAAAACAAGCACGAAGTTACAAGTGCCTTTTTCAGAAAAAGAAATAGAAAATGTGCTGGATTTGTTTGAAGAGGCAGAAGATTTTAAAGGAGTGCGAAATAAACTGATAGTCGAATTGTTTTATTCTACAGGAATACGTCGCGCCGAGTTGGTAAATTTGAAGTTAAATGATGTTTCCTTAAGTCAGAATACCATCAAGGTTTTGGGAAAACGAAACAAGGAGCGCATTCTCCCTTTACTACCTTCGGTCGTAAAAACAATTGAAGTTTATTTAAAGCTTCGAAATGAGTTGAAAATTATAGTGGATACACCTTATTTATTCCTTTCAGCCAAAGGAATTAAAATATACGAAAACCTTGTTTACCGAATTATTAATTCCTATTTTAGTAAAGCCTCAGAAAAAGTGAAAAAGAGTCCGCATATACTACGACATTCTTTTGCGACTCACCTTTTAAATGAGGGAGCAGATTTAAACGCAGTTAAGGAACTGCTGGGGCATTCGAGTTTAGCCTCCACTCAAGTCTATACTCATAATAGTATAGCGCAATTAAAACAGGTTTATAAAAACTCGCATCCACGTAACACGAAATAA
- the hpf gene encoding ribosome hibernation-promoting factor, HPF/YfiA family, producing MKVNVQTPNFAADDKLIGFIERRLNKLEQFYDKIVFADVFLKVQKTSEKQNKVVEILVSIPGDELMVKKEARTFEIGTDECVQSLERQLKKRKQKQRAHF from the coding sequence ATGAAAGTAAATGTGCAAACCCCGAATTTTGCGGCCGATGATAAATTGATTGGTTTCATTGAAAGAAGATTAAATAAACTGGAGCAGTTTTATGATAAAATTGTATTTGCCGATGTGTTTTTGAAAGTTCAAAAGACAAGTGAAAAGCAGAATAAAGTAGTTGAAATTTTGGTGAGTATTCCGGGAGACGAATTGATGGTGAAAAAGGAGGCTAGAACCTTCGAAATAGGAACCGATGAATGTGTTCAATCTCTGGAAAGACAGCTTAAAAAACGCAAACAAAAACAAAGAGCTCATTTCTGA
- the tuf gene encoding elongation factor Tu, translating to MAKATYDRAKPHLNVGTIGHVDHGKTTLTAAITKVMADAGYSEARSFDQIDNAPEEKERGITINSSHVEYQTANRHYAHVDCPGHADYVKNMVTGAAQMDGAILVVAATDGPMPQTREHILLGRQVGIPRIVVFMNKVDMVDDEELLELVEMEIRDLLSFYEYDGDNGPVIAGSALGALNGEQKWVDTVLQLMEAVDTWIEEPLREIDKPFLMPIEDVFSITGRGTVATGRIETGVANTGDPVEIIGMGAEKLTSTITGIEMFRQILDRGEAGDNAGILLRGIEKTQISRGMVIVKPGSVTPHAKFKAEVYVLKKEEGGRHTPFHNNYRPQFYVRTTDVTGNISLPDGVEMVMPGDNLTIHVELIQKIAMNVGLRFAIREGGRTVGAGQVTEILD from the coding sequence ATGGCAAAAGCAACATACGATCGGGCTAAACCTCACTTAAATGTAGGTACAATTGGGCACGTAGATCACGGGAAAACAACTTTAACTGCTGCGATTACTAAAGTAATGGCAGATGCTGGTTATTCAGAAGCAAGATCTTTTGATCAAATTGACAACGCTCCTGAAGAAAAAGAAAGAGGTATTACAATTAACTCTTCACACGTAGAGTACCAAACAGCTAATCGTCACTACGCACACGTTGACTGTCCAGGTCACGCGGATTACGTAAAGAACATGGTTACCGGTGCTGCACAGATGGACGGAGCTATCCTTGTGGTTGCTGCTACAGATGGTCCTATGCCACAAACACGTGAGCACATCCTTCTTGGACGCCAGGTAGGTATTCCTCGTATTGTTGTATTCATGAACAAAGTGGATATGGTTGATGATGAGGAGCTTTTGGAATTGGTTGAGATGGAAATCAGAGACCTTCTTTCATTCTACGAATATGATGGTGATAATGGTCCTGTAATCGCTGGTTCTGCACTTGGTGCATTAAACGGTGAGCAAAAATGGGTTGATACAGTATTACAATTAATGGAAGCTGTAGATACTTGGATCGAAGAGCCTTTGCGTGAAATCGACAAGCCTTTCTTGATGCCTATCGAAGATGTATTCTCTATTACTGGACGTGGTACAGTAGCAACAGGTCGTATTGAGACTGGTGTTGCTAACACCGGAGATCCTGTAGAGATTATTGGAATGGGAGCTGAGAAATTAACTTCAACTATTACCGGTATCGAAATGTTCCGTCAGATCCTTGATAGAGGTGAGGCAGGAGATAACGCAGGTATCCTTTTAAGAGGTATTGAGAAAACTCAAATCTCTAGAGGTATGGTAATTGTTAAGCCGGGATCTGTAACTCCACACGCTAAGTTTAAAGCTGAGGTGTACGTTTTGAAAAAAGAAGAAGGTGGACGTCACACTCCATTTCACAATAACTACCGTCCGCAGTTCTACGTTCGTACAACCGACGTAACAGGAAACATTAGTCTTCCTGATGGAGTTGAAATGGTAATGCCTGGTGATAACTTGACAATCCACGTTGAATTGATCCAAAAGATCGCAATGAATGTGGGTCTTCGTTTTGCAATCCGTGAGGGTGGTAGAACAGTAGGAGCCGGTCAGGTAACTGAAATTTTAGACTAA
- the secE gene encoding preprotein translocase subunit SecE, with amino-acid sequence MVDYIKESYSELKNHVTWTPWAEAQRLTVIVAVFSLLLALAVWGVDTVFSKLISLYFEWIKS; translated from the coding sequence ATGGTAGATTATATTAAAGAATCTTATAGCGAACTAAAAAACCATGTAACATGGACTCCTTGGGCAGAAGCCCAACGTCTTACGGTTATTGTGGCAGTATTCTCCTTACTACTTGCTTTGGCGGTATGGGGTGTGGATACCGTATTTAGCAAGTTGATAAGCTTATATTTTGAATGGATCAAGTCGTAA
- the nusG gene encoding transcription termination/antitermination protein NusG — protein MTETKSTKKWYVVRSVSGQENKIKSYIETEIKRLSLEDYIDQVLVPTEKVIQIRNGKKVHKERVYFPGYIMIQASLAGEIPHIIKSINGVIGFLGETKGGDPVPLRQAEVNRMLGKVDELSVKDDNVNIPFVIGETVKVIDGPFNGFNGTVEKINEEKRKLEVMVKIFGRKTPLELSYMQVEKV, from the coding sequence ATGACTGAAACAAAAAGTACAAAAAAGTGGTACGTAGTCCGTTCGGTTAGTGGGCAGGAAAACAAGATCAAGTCGTATATCGAAACTGAAATCAAACGATTGAGTTTAGAAGATTACATTGATCAGGTCCTGGTTCCAACCGAAAAAGTGATTCAAATTCGCAATGGGAAGAAAGTTCATAAAGAACGTGTTTACTTTCCGGGATATATTATGATCCAAGCGAGTTTGGCGGGTGAAATTCCACACATTATAAAATCAATTAACGGGGTAATAGGCTTTTTGGGTGAAACCAAAGGCGGAGACCCTGTACCGTTGCGTCAGGCTGAGGTGAATAGAATGTTAGGAAAGGTAGATGAGTTATCTGTAAAAGATGATAACGTAAACATCCCATTCGTAATTGGAGAAACGGTAAAAGTAATCGATGGTCCGTTTAACGGATTTAACGGCACGGTCGAAAAAATAAATGAAGAAAAGCGTAAGCTTGAGGTAATGGTGAAAATTTTCGGAAGAAAAACTCCATTAGAATTAAGCTATATGCAAGTTGAAAAAGTTTAA
- the rplK gene encoding 50S ribosomal protein L11 — protein sequence MAKEVGKVVKLQVRGGAANPSPPVGPALGAAGVNIMEFCKQFNARTQDKQGKVLPVQITVYKDKSFDFVIKTPPAAVQILEAAKAKKGSGEPHINKVATISWDQVKTIAEDKMPDLNAFTIESAMKMVAGTARSMGVKIKGAAPF from the coding sequence ATGGCAAAAGAAGTAGGTAAAGTAGTAAAGTTGCAAGTTCGTGGAGGTGCCGCTAACCCGTCGCCACCAGTTGGACCAGCTTTAGGTGCTGCCGGTGTGAACATTATGGAGTTCTGTAAGCAATTTAATGCTAGAACTCAGGACAAACAAGGAAAAGTACTTCCAGTACAGATTACGGTGTATAAAGACAAGTCTTTCGACTTTGTTATTAAGACCCCACCTGCTGCAGTACAGATTCTTGAAGCCGCCAAAGCAAAAAAAGGTTCTGGCGAGCCACACATTAATAAGGTAGCTACTATCTCTTGGGATCAGGTAAAAACGATCGCAGAAGACAAAATGCCCGATTTAAATGCATTTACCATTGAGTCTGCCATGAAAATGGTAGCAGGTACTGCGAGATCAATGGGAGTGAAAATAAAAGGTGCTGCACCTTTTTAA
- the rplA gene encoding 50S ribosomal protein L1 — MARLTKKQKETNAKVEARTYTVAEASALIKEISNVNFDASVDLAVRLNVDPRKANQMVRGVVTLPHGTGKDVKVLALVTPDKEAEAKEAGADYVGLDEYLDKIKGGWTDVDVIVTMPSVMGKLGPLGRVLGPRGLMPNPKTGTVTMDVAKAVSDVKAGKIDFKVDKTGIVHAAIGKASFDAEKIAGNAKELLTTLVKLKPQAAKGVYIKSIYMSSTMSPSVQIDTKRFTEQ; from the coding sequence ATGGCAAGATTAACAAAAAAGCAAAAAGAAACGAACGCTAAAGTAGAGGCTAGAACCTATACTGTAGCTGAAGCTTCCGCTTTAATAAAGGAAATTTCCAATGTAAATTTCGATGCCTCTGTAGACCTTGCGGTTCGTCTTAACGTAGACCCAAGGAAAGCAAACCAAATGGTTAGAGGTGTAGTAACCTTACCACATGGTACAGGTAAAGATGTAAAGGTATTGGCTTTAGTAACTCCCGATAAGGAGGCTGAGGCTAAAGAAGCCGGAGCAGATTATGTTGGATTAGACGAGTACCTCGATAAAATTAAAGGAGGTTGGACAGATGTTGACGTAATTGTAACAATGCCAAGTGTGATGGGTAAATTAGGTCCATTAGGACGTGTATTAGGACCTCGTGGTCTTATGCCAAACCCAAAGACTGGTACTGTAACAATGGACGTTGCTAAGGCTGTTTCTGATGTAAAAGCTGGTAAAATCGATTTTAAAGTGGATAAGACCGGTATTGTACACGCAGCAATTGGAAAAGCATCTTTCGATGCCGAAAAAATTGCAGGAAACGCAAAAGAATTATTAACAACCCTAGTGAAACTGAAGCCTCAGGCAGCTAAAGGTGTGTATATTAAAAGTATCTATATGTCTAGTACCATGAGTCCTAGTGTGCAGATTGACACCAAAAGGTTTACTGAACAGTAA
- the rplJ gene encoding 50S ribosomal protein L10 gives MTREEKSQVIENLTAQLSENPIIYLADISGLDAGNTSNLRRACFKAGVKLEVVKNTLLSKAMIASDKEFGELTGILTGNTSIMFSETGNAPAKVIKEFRKKSDRPLLKGAFIEEAIYVGDDQLDNLVNIKSKEELIGDIIGLLQSPAKNVISALKSGGGTIAGIVKTLSEREG, from the coding sequence ATGACAAGAGAAGAAAAATCACAAGTAATTGAAAATTTAACTGCGCAGTTGTCTGAAAATCCTATTATCTATTTAGCAGATATTTCAGGATTGGATGCAGGAAACACTTCAAATTTACGTCGTGCTTGTTTTAAGGCAGGGGTAAAACTAGAAGTTGTTAAGAACACATTACTTTCGAAAGCAATGATAGCTTCCGATAAAGAATTCGGTGAATTAACCGGAATCCTTACTGGAAATACTTCTATTATGTTTTCTGAAACAGGTAATGCACCGGCGAAAGTTATTAAAGAATTCAGAAAAAAATCTGATAGACCTTTACTAAAAGGAGCATTTATAGAAGAAGCGATTTATGTAGGAGATGACCAATTAGATAATTTGGTGAACATCAAGTCGAAAGAAGAGCTTATTGGAGATATTATTGGATTACTTCAGTCTCCTGCTAAAAATGTTATTTCAGCATTAAAATCTGGAGGTGGAACCATCGCAGGTATTGTAAAAACCTTGTCTGAAAGAGAAGGTTAA
- the rplL gene encoding 50S ribosomal protein L7/L12, which produces MADLKDFAEKLVNLTVKEVNELATILKDEYGIEPAAAAVAVAAGGAAAGGEAAEEKSEFDVILKAAGASKLAVVKLVKELTGLGLKEAKDLVDNAPSPMKEGVSKDEAEALKAQLEEAGAEVELK; this is translated from the coding sequence ATGGCAGATTTAAAAGATTTCGCAGAAAAATTAGTTAACTTAACAGTAAAAGAAGTTAACGAATTAGCAACTATATTAAAAGATGAGTACGGTATCGAGCCTGCTGCTGCAGCTGTAGCTGTTGCCGCTGGTGGTGCTGCTGCTGGTGGAGAAGCCGCTGAAGAAAAGTCTGAATTCGACGTAATTCTTAAAGCAGCCGGTGCATCTAAATTGGCAGTTGTAAAACTTGTAAAAGAACTTACCGGTCTTGGTCTTAAAGAAGCTAAAGATTTAGTAGATAACGCTCCTTCACCAATGAAAGAAGGTGTGTCTAAAGACGAAGCTGAAGCCTTAAAAGCTCAGCTAGAAGAAGCTGGAGCAGAGGTTGAGCTTAAGTAA
- the rpoB gene encoding DNA-directed RNA polymerase subunit beta yields the protein MSATQTERLNFSSVKNKPDYPDFLDIQIKSFQDFFQLETKSEERGNEGLYKTFMENFPITDTRNQFVLEFLDYFVDPPRYSIQECIERGLTYSVPLKARLKLYCTDEEHEDFETIVQDVYLGTIPYMTPSGTFCINGAERVVVSQLHRSPGVFFGQSFHANGTKLYSARVIPFKGSWIEFATDINSVMYAYIDRKKKLPVTTLFRAIGFERDKDILEIFDLAEEVKASKTGLKKYLGRKLAARVLKTWHEDFVDEDTGEVVSIERNEIVLDRDTILEKEHIEEILDSGSKAILLHKEDNHMADYAIIHNTLQKDPTNSEKEAVEHIYRQLRNAEPPDEETARGIINKLFFSDQRYNLGEVGRYRMNKKLGLDIPMDKQVLTKEDIITIVKYLIELINSKAEIDDIDHLSNRRVRTVGEQLSSQFGVGLARMARTIRERMNVRDNEVFTPIDLINAKTLSSVINSFFGTNQLSQFMDQTNPLAEITHKRRLSALGPGGLSRERAGFEVRDVHYTHYGRLCPIETPEGPNIGLISSLSVYAKVNNLGFIETPYRKVTDGKIDLKTEPIYLSAEEEEEKLIAQANIPITEDGTIDTDKVIARMEGDFPLVDPKTVHYTDVAPNQISSISASLIPFLEHDDANRALMGSNMMRQAVPLLIADSPIVGTGLERQVASDSRVLINAEGDGVVEYVDANMITIKYDRTDTERMVSFDGDSKTYNLVKFRKTNQSTSINLKPIVRKGDRVQKGQVLCQGYATEKGELALGRNMKVAFMPWKGYNFEDAIVISEKVVREDIFTSIHIDEYSLEVRDTKLGNEELTNDIPNVSEEATKDLDEHGMIRIGAEVKPGDILIGKITPKGESDPTPEEKLLRAIFGDKAGDVKDASLKASPSLRGVVIDKKLFARAIKDKRKRAKDKEDITALEAEYYAKFDALKDVLVEKLFNIVGGKTAQGVMNDLGEVVFPKGKKYTLKMLNAVDDYTHLVGGVWTTDDETNVLVADLMHNYRIKENDLQGNLRREKFTISVGDELPSGILKLAKVYIAKKRKLKVGDKMAGRHGNKGIVARIVREEDMPFLEDGTPVDIVLNPLGVPSRMNIGQIYETVLGWAGQKLGRKYATPIFDGATLDQINEITDEAGIPRFGHTYLYDGGTGQRFDQPATVGVIYMLKLGHMVDDKMHARSIGPYSLITQQPLGGKAQFGGQRFGEMEVWALEAYGASSTLREILTVKSDDVIGRAKTYEAIVKGETMPEPGLPESFNVLMHELKGLGLDIRLEE from the coding sequence ATGTCAGCAACGCAAACTGAAAGATTGAATTTTTCCTCTGTTAAAAATAAGCCGGATTATCCGGACTTTTTGGACATCCAGATTAAATCCTTTCAGGATTTTTTCCAACTGGAAACCAAATCAGAAGAAAGAGGTAACGAAGGTCTTTATAAAACCTTCATGGAGAATTTCCCAATTACCGACACCCGCAACCAATTTGTTTTAGAGTTTTTAGATTACTTTGTAGACCCTCCGCGATATTCCATTCAGGAATGTATTGAGCGTGGGTTAACCTACAGCGTTCCCCTAAAAGCACGTTTAAAATTATATTGTACAGACGAAGAGCACGAAGATTTTGAAACCATCGTGCAAGATGTGTATTTGGGAACCATCCCTTATATGACGCCTAGTGGTACTTTTTGTATCAACGGCGCAGAAAGAGTTGTTGTATCACAGTTACACCGTTCCCCGGGGGTTTTCTTTGGACAATCGTTCCACGCAAATGGAACAAAATTGTATTCGGCCAGAGTTATCCCTTTTAAAGGATCCTGGATCGAATTTGCTACCGATATCAACAGCGTTATGTACGCCTATATCGATAGAAAGAAAAAATTACCTGTAACTACACTTTTCCGTGCTATTGGATTCGAAAGAGATAAGGATATCCTTGAAATTTTCGACCTGGCCGAAGAAGTAAAAGCTTCAAAAACCGGTCTTAAAAAATACCTGGGCCGTAAACTGGCTGCTCGTGTTTTAAAGACATGGCACGAAGATTTCGTAGATGAAGATACAGGCGAGGTTGTTTCTATTGAACGAAACGAAATAGTACTAGATCGTGATACGATTCTTGAAAAAGAACATATCGAAGAGATTCTGGATTCGGGTTCAAAAGCAATTTTGTTGCACAAGGAAGATAATCACATGGCAGACTATGCGATTATCCATAACACCTTACAAAAAGATCCTACCAACTCCGAAAAAGAAGCGGTAGAACACATATACAGACAATTACGTAACGCCGAACCACCCGATGAAGAAACCGCTCGCGGAATCATCAATAAGTTGTTCTTTAGTGACCAACGTTATAATCTTGGTGAGGTAGGTCGTTATCGTATGAACAAAAAACTGGGTCTTGATATCCCAATGGACAAGCAAGTTCTTACCAAAGAAGATATCATTACCATTGTAAAATACTTAATCGAGTTGATTAACTCTAAAGCAGAGATTGATGATATTGATCACTTGTCGAACCGTCGTGTTCGTACAGTAGGTGAGCAACTGTCTTCTCAGTTTGGTGTAGGTTTAGCTCGTATGGCGCGTACCATCCGTGAAAGGATGAATGTTCGTGATAACGAAGTATTTACACCAATCGATTTGATTAATGCCAAGACATTGTCTTCGGTGATTAACTCTTTCTTTGGAACCAATCAGCTTTCTCAGTTTATGGATCAAACCAATCCTTTGGCGGAGATTACGCACAAGCGTCGTCTTTCAGCTCTAGGACCGGGAGGTCTCTCACGTGAAAGAGCAGGTTTTGAGGTTCGTGACGTTCACTATACCCACTACGGAAGATTATGTCCTATCGAAACACCAGAAGGACCAAACATTGGTTTGATTTCTTCACTATCGGTATACGCGAAAGTGAACAACTTAGGATTTATTGAAACGCCGTACCGCAAAGTTACAGATGGGAAAATAGATCTTAAAACAGAACCAATTTACCTTTCGGCAGAAGAAGAAGAAGAAAAACTAATTGCACAGGCCAACATTCCAATTACGGAAGATGGTACAATAGATACAGATAAGGTTATTGCCCGTATGGAAGGTGACTTCCCGTTAGTGGATCCGAAAACGGTTCACTATACAGACGTTGCACCCAACCAGATTTCGTCAATTTCGGCTTCTTTGATTCCGTTCCTGGAACACGATGATGCAAACCGTGCCTTGATGGGATCTAACATGATGCGTCAGGCGGTACCTTTATTAATTGCAGATTCTCCAATTGTTGGAACCGGACTGGAACGTCAGGTTGCTTCAGATTCACGAGTATTGATTAATGCTGAAGGTGATGGAGTGGTAGAATATGTAGATGCAAATATGATCACCATCAAATACGACCGTACCGATACAGAACGTATGGTGAGTTTTGATGGAGATTCGAAAACCTACAACTTAGTAAAATTCAGAAAGACAAACCAAAGTACCTCTATCAACCTGAAGCCAATCGTAAGAAAAGGTGACAGAGTTCAGAAAGGACAAGTGCTTTGCCAGGGTTATGCCACCGAAAAAGGGGAATTGGCCTTGGGAAGAAACATGAAAGTAGCCTTTATGCCTTGGAAAGGGTATAACTTTGAGGATGCAATCGTAATTTCTGAAAAAGTAGTTCGTGAAGATATCTTTACTTCTATCCACATCGATGAGTATTCATTGGAAGTTCGTGACACCAAATTGGGTAACGAAGAATTGACCAATGACATTCCAAACGTTTCCGAAGAGGCTACAAAAGACCTTGACGAGCATGGAATGATTCGTATTGGTGCCGAAGTGAAGCCGGGAGACATATTAATTGGAAAAATTACTCCTAAAGGAGAAAGTGATCCAACTCCTGAAGAGAAATTACTGCGTGCCATCTTTGGTGACAAAGCTGGTGATGTAAAAGATGCTTCTTTAAAAGCTTCTCCATCATTACGCGGAGTGGTTATCGACAAGAAGTTATTTGCACGAGCTATAAAAGATAAACGCAAACGAGCGAAGGACAAAGAGGATATTACTGCCTTGGAAGCCGAATACTACGCGAAATTTGATGCGTTGAAAGATGTGTTGGTTGAAAAGCTTTTCAACATAGTTGGTGGAAAAACAGCGCAAGGGGTCATGAATGACCTTGGAGAAGTTGTTTTCCCGAAAGGTAAAAAGTACACCTTGAAAATGCTGAATGCTGTGGATGACTATACGCATTTGGTAGGAGGTGTTTGGACGACCGATGATGAGACCAACGTGTTGGTAGCCGATTTAATGCACAACTATAGAATTAAGGAAAACGATCTTCAAGGAAACTTACGTCGTGAGAAGTTTACCATCTCTGTTGGAGATGAACTTCCTTCCGGAATTTTGAAACTTGCCAAAGTATATATCGCTAAAAAGCGTAAACTGAAAGTAGGGGATAAGATGGCGGGACGTCACGGAAACAAAGGTATTGTTGCACGTATTGTACGTGAAGAAGACATGCCGTTCCTGGAAGACGGAACTCCTGTAGATATCGTATTGAACCCACTTGGGGTACCTTCTCGTATGAACATTGGACAGATCTACGAAACCGTTTTAGGTTGGGCAGGTCAGAAATTAGGTAGAAAGTATGCAACACCAATCTTTGATGGAGCTACTTTAGATCAAATCAATGAAATTACTGACGAGGCCGGAATTCCAAGATTCGGACATACTTATTTATACGACGGTGGAACAGGACAACGTTTCGATCAGCCTGCAACTGTTGGGGTGATTTATATGTTGAAACTGGGTCACATGGTAGACGATAAGATGCACGCACGTTCTATAGGACCTTACTCATTAATTACACAACAGCCATTGGGTGGTAAAGCTCAATTTGGAGGTCAGCGTTTTGGTGAGATGGAGGTTTGGGCTTTGGAAGCCTACGGAGCGTCGAGTACACTACGTGAAATATTGACGGTAAAATCTGATGATGTTATCGGTAGAGCGAAAACCTATGAGGCGATCGTGAAGGGTGAAACCATGCCGGAACCGGGTCTTCCAGAATCTTTCAACGTGTTAATGCACGAATTGAAAGGTCTTGGATTGGATATCAGATTAGAAGAATAG